In Xiphophorus maculatus strain JP 163 A chromosome 17, X_maculatus-5.0-male, whole genome shotgun sequence, the genomic stretch TCTGCAAGCTTTGACTTGCGGTTGGTACACGTGAATTTCCCCTCTTTGGGACAATAAAGGTTATTTTGATTCTATATTATTTGTGAAATTGTTGAACCAGCAGTGTCAGTGTCAGGACCACAGCAATGAAATATCACTCTCTGAATTATGAGTGAGTGAGTATTTCTCTGTGGCGTCTGCCGGTATCTCAGAAATAATCAATGAAATGGTTAGATTTTAtgcaggatgttttttttatggagaAATAGATAATGGACGATAAATGAATACAGAAGGGGaactcagaaaaataaaaataatttccatacTCTATTCTTTTTCCCCCTTAGCCTACTTATCCAGgcttgaaaaagacaaaaattcaataGACTATTACTTTTGGTATTACTTTCCATTTCAAGAAAAGGGAAATGGAGGAAAGTGGAGCTCTCAGCCTGGGACTGAAACAAAGAACACCGGTGTCTGTTTCTGGGCCGTTTGGGGGGAATTCCTCAAAACAACGATTCAAATCGGTAACATGGAGGGAAAAAACAACCTTCCAACGACACATTCACAGAGTAGAAGCCGACTGTCCTGTTGGCTTGTCAATGTTTCCTGTGTGGTCCGTTTAAAGGGTTAAAACCCAAAGTGAACTGAATTGTAAGAAGTTGGTTTCCAAGGGAAACTGTTCGCACCGTTCCAGCTGAGGCGGGACAAACCAACTGCGTCACACACAGAGAGTAGGGGTGCTCAGACTCAAATACGGAATAAACTCACACTCTGGCGCGTAATAATCACCTGAAATCTAATTTTTACGCTGATAAAAGTATTCATAGAGCAACTGTAAGAGTTATTAGAGACGTGAAGCAGTTAAGAGGAGTTACTGTGAGCATCATTTGTGGCGTCGACCCCTCCGGTGTTACCAGAGTGCCGGGTTTCCTGCCAAGTCGGTTTGAAAAGAGCAGACAAAGGCTTTGAGCTCAGGACGCCCCTCTCTGCCTCTCACTCACAAAGCCAACCTAAACTCCCGTCTTTtccgcttcccccccccccactctgTCATGGAGCTGCCCCGTAACCAGCAGCGCTAAACCTGCCGCTTCGGCGCTTACTTCCTCCTTCTGAAATGTACGACCGTCTGGATCCCCGCTCGGCCGCCGGAGGAAGGCTTTTTGTGGGTATAATACGAGGAAGCGTCGTCTGAGAGaagagggagaggggggaaggATTGACgctttttcctcctctcctcctccttctgccccttcttcctgctcctttttGGCGGATAGCGGGGTTCAAGCAGGAATGAAcgcttttctttgctttttttacttttaacaatATTCATTTGAATCCTGCTGCGCAACCAGACCGGATCACGTGGCTCCAGAGAGAGTTGGATCGATCTTGCACAGTTCAGAGTGAGAGTAGGAGTAAAATAAACGAGCAGCACACAACTCCTGCTttctacttcttctttttttaaaaaaaaaacaacaacaacagggaCTGTTGTTACTTTTGCATAATTTCAAGTGCAGAAGGGGGTTCTTTTTTTCAGCCTTGGAGGTGTGGAGTATTGATTCTTATATGTCTGGGTTTTGAAAAACAATGGAGACGCACATTTCGTGCCTCTTCCCAGAAATTTTGGCCATGATTTTCAGCTACCTGGATGTGAGGGACAAAGGCAGGGTGGCCCAAGTGTGCATCGCTTGGAGGGATGCATCCTACCACAAGTCGGTGTGGAGGGGGGTGGAAGCCAAGCTTCACCTCCGGCGGGCAAATCCTTCCTTATTCCCCAGCCTACAGGCCAGGGGGATCCGGAGAGTCCAGATCTTGTCCCTGCGCCGCAGCCTGAGCTATGTCATCCAGGGGATGCCGAACATAGAGTCCCTCAACCTGTCTGGCTGCTACAACCTAACAGATAACGGACTGGGCCACGCGTTTGTGCAGGAGATCCCCTCTCTAAGGGTTCTGAACCTAAGTCTCTGCAAGCAGATCACAGACTCCAGTCTAGGTAGGATCGCCCAGTACCTGAAGAACCTGGAGGTGCTGGAGCTCGGTGGCTGCAGCAACATCACAAACACCGGGCTCCTGTTGATAGCCTGGGGGCTCCACAGACTTAAGAGCCTCAATCTGAGGTCCTGCAGGCATGTCTCAGATGTAGGGATTGGACATTTGGCAGGCATGACCCGGAGTGCGGCGGAGGGCTGCTTGAACCTGGAGTACCTGACCCTCCAAGACTGTCAGAAGCTGACAGACCTGTCACTAAAGCATATCTCCAAGGGGCTTACCAAGCTGCGGGTTTTGAATCTAAGCTTCTGTGGGGGAATCTCGGACGCGGGGATGATCCACCTGTCTCACATGACCTCCCTGTGGAGCCTCAACCTGCGCTCCTGTGACAACATCAGTGACACGGGAACTATGCACCTTGCGATGGGCACCCTTCGGCTCTCCGGGCTGGACGTCTCCTTCTGCGACAAGATTGGGGACCAGACCCTGGCGTACATTGCTCAGGGACTGTACCAGCTCAAGTCCTTGTCCCTGTGCTCCTGCCACATCTCAGATGACGGGATAAACCGgatggtgaggcagatgcacgAGCTGAGGACCCTGAACATTGGACAGTGCGTGCGCATCACAGACAAAGGGCTGGAGCTCATAGCCGACCACCTGACCCAGCTGGTGGGCATCGACCTGTATGGATGTACCAAGATCACCAAGAGGGGACTGGAGCGAATCACGCAGCTCCCCTGCCTTAAAGTGTTGAACCTGGGACTCTGGCAGATGACGGAGAGTGAGAAAGTGAGGTGATTGGGagtgttttggtgtgtgtgtgtgtgtttcttttttggatGGGAAGGGGTCACAAGGAGCAGGAGGAGTCAGGGTGAAAAGCTCAGCtggctttcttttatttaaaaagaaaaccctccCTGCATCCTCACCTTACACCGGAGGTGTAAGGTGAGCCTCTTCCATTTGACCTGCCTCTTCTTTTCAGCTGTTTAACTTTTCATTCTGTTGGCCCCGCAGCATCTAGACTCATATCttaaatacaagacttcctggaAACCCTCTAACAAATCCGAGTTTTAATATCTCAAGAAATATCTGACCCAAACTGCAGTAACTTAGCttgtttttcaaacaacttATAATTTCCTTCTTACAAAAAACTTTGATTCTTGACACTTGCATCCATCCAAAATCCTTTCTTTTATATTCAAAGCAAAGACAGGTTGTTGAAACTTATgaatgagatttatttttactacgAGTTCAGATTTGACGACTAATCGCCGCTACAGCCATCACGCCTAGTAAATGTTTGGCTACCTCGTATGTGGTTGTTTAAGGGACGTATACAGTTCAAAAAGAAGGAAAGCTGAGAAATGAGACTGGTAGAAAATGTGCCTAAAGGGACTGTCTGCCCCCTCCCCCATCCCTCCTGTCCTC encodes the following:
- the LOC102216598 gene encoding F-box/LRR-repeat protein 14 encodes the protein METHISCLFPEILAMIFSYLDVRDKGRVAQVCIAWRDASYHKSVWRGVEAKLHLRRANPSLFPSLQARGIRRVQILSLRRSLSYVIQGMPNIESLNLSGCYNLTDNGLGHAFVQEIPSLRVLNLSLCKQITDSSLGRIAQYLKNLEVLELGGCSNITNTGLLLIAWGLHRLKSLNLRSCRHVSDVGIGHLAGMTRSAAEGCLNLEYLTLQDCQKLTDLSLKHISKGLTKLRVLNLSFCGGISDAGMIHLSHMTSLWSLNLRSCDNISDTGTMHLAMGTLRLSGLDVSFCDKIGDQTLAYIAQGLYQLKSLSLCSCHISDDGINRMVRQMHELRTLNIGQCVRITDKGLELIADHLTQLVGIDLYGCTKITKRGLERITQLPCLKVLNLGLWQMTESEKVR